The following are encoded in a window of Epilithonimonas zeae genomic DNA:
- a CDS encoding dicarboxylate/amino acid:cation symporter, with amino-acid sequence MKSSFWNNYSNIILLLIGIFIGSLVGIFAPDFVTYLKPIGDIFLNLLFVTVIPLVFFAIVSAISGIEQQNQLGKIIGTMALTFLSFILISATFCIIMVYFFPTETPKNISETISENIQNNSSINDQIVGFFTVSEFYHLFSRQNMLALLVFSFLVGISIRKSGEKGKPFQNFILSGNEVMKQLLLLIMKVAPIGLGTYFAYQVGTIGPQLFGFYAKPLGLYYIAGTIYFIVFFSLYAFVWKGGKGVKAFWKESLLPTATAISTCSSLATMPVAIESAKKMGIPASIANVVIPIGTTIHKNGSSISSIIKIYVAFQLLGWNFFEPMNLIMALGITVFVSAVAGGIPNGGYIGEMLMISVYKIPPDVVPAVIIIGTLVDPLATVLNSVGNILASMIVSKFVKTEVV; translated from the coding sequence ATGAAATCATCTTTCTGGAACAACTACAGCAACATTATTCTGCTTCTCATCGGGATTTTCATTGGAAGTCTCGTCGGGATTTTCGCACCTGATTTTGTAACTTATCTGAAACCAATTGGCGACATTTTTTTGAATTTGTTATTCGTAACGGTTATTCCATTAGTATTTTTTGCGATTGTTTCTGCTATATCAGGAATTGAACAGCAAAATCAATTGGGCAAAATTATCGGAACAATGGCTTTGACTTTCTTGAGTTTCATTTTGATTTCAGCGACGTTTTGCATCATAATGGTTTATTTTTTCCCAACCGAAACACCGAAAAACATCAGCGAAACCATATCAGAAAATATTCAAAATAATTCTAGTATCAATGATCAAATAGTAGGATTTTTCACTGTCAGCGAGTTCTACCATTTGTTCTCGAGACAAAATATGCTCGCATTGTTAGTCTTCTCATTTTTAGTTGGCATTTCTATTAGAAAATCAGGAGAAAAAGGGAAGCCTTTTCAAAATTTCATCCTTTCTGGAAACGAAGTGATGAAACAGCTTTTGTTATTAATAATGAAAGTTGCTCCAATTGGATTAGGCACTTACTTCGCTTACCAAGTCGGGACTATTGGACCTCAGCTTTTCGGATTTTACGCTAAACCTTTAGGATTATATTACATCGCTGGAACTATTTATTTCATCGTATTTTTCAGTCTTTACGCCTTCGTTTGGAAAGGTGGAAAAGGCGTGAAAGCTTTTTGGAAAGAAAGTCTTTTGCCGACCGCAACTGCCATCAGTACGTGTAGCAGTTTGGCAACAATGCCAGTAGCCATCGAGTCTGCAAAAAAAATGGGCATTCCTGCATCTATTGCCAACGTTGTAATTCCTATTGGAACTACGATCCACAAAAACGGTTCCTCCATTTCATCAATTATCAAAATTTATGTGGCATTTCAGTTACTCGGCTGGAATTTCTTCGAACCAATGAATCTTATAATGGCTTTGGGAATCACAGTTTTCGTAAGTGCGGTCGCTGGCGGAATCCCAAATGGCGGTTATATCGGAGAAATGTTGATGATTTCGGTTTACAAAATTCCGCCTGATGTTGTTCCTGCAGTCATCATTATTGGGACTTTGGTTGACCCGCTGGCAACGGTTTTGAACTCCGTCGGGAATATTTTGGCATCAATGATTGTTTCGAAGTTTGTGAAAACCGAAGTTGTTTAA
- a CDS encoding MFS transporter has translation MIEEQSKLSKVQVLGMAVVAGICVSNIYYAQPILHQIAQTFNVSESKMGIMVGLGQVGYGAGLLTLVPLGDKVNRKNLILILLGILFCILMAIGLVSNYYFIFLFSLLLGLTAVAAQVILPMAAELSGNEKGKNVGIIFTGILVGILMARVFSGYISEWSNWKMVYYISAGFTIFSLAFVYFKLPSVKPTFKESYFKLISSSFYQLKRFPQLRILALMGGIAFSIFCSFWTTLTFLLVEKPYNYSSDTIGLFGMLGIAGALVAPMIGKASDKGGSGKTQLIASVILLAGSVIIFLFPSYLISIILAVIFIDVGVQSIQVTNVALIYRLDQKANSRINTIYMTSYFAGGAIGTFIGLKCWETGGWHYVGIQLVVFSLIVFLMNIFKAVKSN, from the coding sequence ATGATAGAAGAACAATCAAAACTGAGTAAAGTTCAGGTTCTCGGGATGGCTGTCGTAGCAGGGATTTGTGTTTCAAATATCTATTACGCACAGCCAATCCTGCATCAGATTGCACAAACTTTCAATGTTTCAGAAAGTAAAATGGGAATTATGGTTGGTTTGGGACAAGTCGGTTATGGTGCGGGATTATTGACTTTAGTTCCATTGGGTGATAAAGTCAATCGTAAAAATCTGATATTGATTCTATTGGGGATTTTATTTTGTATTCTGATGGCTATCGGATTGGTTTCCAATTATTACTTCATTTTCTTATTTAGCTTACTACTGGGTTTAACTGCTGTTGCGGCACAGGTTATTTTGCCAATGGCAGCGGAATTGTCAGGTAACGAAAAAGGTAAAAATGTTGGAATTATTTTCACAGGAATCCTTGTCGGAATCTTAATGGCAAGAGTTTTCAGTGGTTATATTTCCGAATGGAGCAATTGGAAAATGGTGTATTACATTTCGGCAGGATTTACAATATTTTCGTTGGCATTTGTTTATTTCAAATTACCGAGTGTCAAACCGACTTTCAAAGAATCTTATTTTAAATTAATTTCATCCTCATTTTATCAATTAAAACGATTCCCTCAACTGAGAATATTAGCATTAATGGGCGGAATTGCTTTCTCCATATTTTGCTCATTTTGGACAACTTTGACATTTCTTTTAGTTGAAAAACCTTACAATTATAGTTCAGACACAATCGGACTTTTCGGAATGCTGGGAATTGCAGGAGCTCTAGTCGCACCAATGATTGGAAAAGCTTCTGACAAAGGCGGTTCTGGAAAAACACAGTTGATTGCAAGTGTTATTCTCTTAGCAGGTTCAGTTATTATTTTTCTGTTTCCAAGTTATTTAATATCCATTATTTTAGCCGTGATTTTCATTGATGTTGGCGTACAATCTATTCAAGTGACAAATGTTGCATTAATTTACAGGTTAGACCAAAAAGCCAACAGCCGAATCAATACGATTTATATGACTTCTTATTTTGCCGGTGGCGCAATTGGAACTTTTATAGGACTAAAATGTTGGGAAACTGGTGGTTGGCATTATGTTGGGATTCAACTCGTTGTATTTAGTTTAATTGTATTTTTGATGAATATATTTAAAGCTGTAAAATCAAATTAA
- a CDS encoding helix-turn-helix domain-containing protein has protein sequence MNLNHFQLNKPNLTQENKLNTLVENQTKFSLNNCEFSIYETHKSAYDVKLHFEHLAFTGMLRGKKWMKLQDKSNYFEYLPGESVLVAPGETMVIDFPDADKDASQCISLTLNPEFVQESLDLLNFNAKKVDDSSQWNISLEEFYLLNSKALASATNNIMRIAMDDNSYKDVIADFALKELLIRLMQTQARNLVEKNTLKNKSRIGFVADYIKKNLHQKLSIDAIAKMAYVSKSNFFKMFKEELGISPNEFIIQERIKRAKEMLIHNSSVSETAFSTGFSDTNYFIRVFKQMEGVTPKIFQTKKLF, from the coding sequence ATGAATCTAAATCATTTTCAGCTTAACAAACCTAATCTGACACAGGAAAATAAACTGAACACATTGGTGGAAAATCAGACCAAGTTCAGTTTAAATAATTGTGAATTCAGTATCTATGAAACGCATAAGAGTGCTTATGATGTGAAATTGCATTTTGAGCATTTGGCGTTTACTGGAATGTTAAGAGGAAAGAAGTGGATGAAGCTTCAGGATAAGAGTAATTACTTCGAATATCTGCCTGGAGAAAGTGTTTTGGTCGCTCCTGGAGAAACAATGGTTATTGATTTTCCTGATGCTGATAAAGATGCTTCGCAGTGTATTTCATTGACTTTGAATCCCGAATTTGTCCAGGAATCGCTTGACCTTTTGAACTTCAATGCGAAAAAAGTGGACGATTCTTCGCAATGGAATATTTCTTTGGAAGAATTTTATCTACTCAATAGTAAAGCTCTAGCTTCCGCAACTAATAATATTATGAGAATTGCAATGGACGATAATTCTTATAAAGATGTAATTGCAGATTTTGCTTTGAAAGAACTTTTGATAAGACTGATGCAAACTCAGGCGAGAAATCTGGTAGAGAAAAACACTTTGAAAAATAAATCAAGAATTGGTTTTGTTGCAGATTACATCAAGAAAAATCTCCATCAGAAATTATCCATTGATGCGATTGCGAAAATGGCTTATGTCAGTAAATCGAATTTTTTCAAGATGTTCAAGGAAGAATTGGGGATTTCTCCTAATGAGTTTATTATTCAGGAGAGAATCAAGAGAGCGAAAGAAATGCTGATTCATAACAGTTCGGTAAGTGAGACCGCTTTCAGTACAGGATTTTCGGATACTAATTATTTCATCCGGGTTTTCAAACAAATGGAAGGTGTAACGCCAAAAATCTTTCAGACCAAAAAATTATTTTGA
- a CDS encoding aldehyde dehydrogenase family protein, with the protein MSTTLEQQNSTTLAWPEFKAKYDNYIGGKFVPSAGGQYFDVVSPINGKVFTQAAHSNKEDLENAVNAASEAFKTWKDTSPTERSIILNKIADRIEENLEYIATVETIDNGKAVRETLAADIPLAIDHFRYFASVIRAEEGSHNELDKDTVSLIVHEPLGVIAQIIPWNFPILMAVWKLAPALAAGNCVVLKPAESTPISIMILMELIGDLLPPGVVNIVNGFGAELGRALVTNPKVNKAAFTGSTATGRLVMQYATENIIPVTLELGGKSPNIFFNSVMDADDEFLDKAIEGAVLFALNQGEICTCPSRLLVQEDIADAFIAKVIERTEAIKVGNPLDKTVMMGAQASKIQKDKIEGYLKLGKEEGAEVLTGGEANHIEGLEDGYYIKPTIFKGNNRMRIFQEEIFGPVVAFTTFKDEAEALEIANDTIYGLGAGVWTRDAHQLYQIPRHVQAGRVWVNQYHAYPAGAPFGGYKQSGVGRENHKMMLDHYRQTKNMLISYNKNKLGFF; encoded by the coding sequence ATGAGCACAACACTAGAACAACAAAATTCGACCACTTTAGCTTGGCCAGAATTCAAAGCTAAATATGATAATTACATCGGTGGAAAATTTGTACCATCCGCTGGCGGACAATATTTCGATGTGGTTTCTCCTATTAATGGAAAAGTATTCACACAGGCTGCACATTCTAACAAAGAAGATTTGGAAAATGCTGTGAATGCGGCATCAGAAGCCTTCAAAACTTGGAAAGATACTTCTCCAACAGAACGCAGTATTATCCTGAACAAAATTGCAGACAGGATTGAGGAAAATCTGGAATATATCGCAACTGTAGAAACAATTGACAACGGAAAAGCGGTAAGAGAAACTTTAGCTGCGGATATTCCTTTGGCGATAGACCATTTCAGATATTTTGCTTCGGTAATTAGAGCAGAAGAAGGTTCACATAACGAGTTGGATAAAGACACGGTTTCATTAATCGTCCACGAACCACTTGGCGTCATTGCACAAATCATCCCTTGGAATTTCCCAATCTTGATGGCCGTTTGGAAACTTGCTCCAGCTTTGGCAGCAGGTAACTGCGTCGTTCTGAAACCGGCGGAAAGTACACCAATTTCAATTATGATTTTGATGGAACTGATTGGAGATTTGCTGCCGCCCGGCGTTGTAAACATTGTAAACGGTTTCGGCGCAGAGTTAGGAAGAGCTTTGGTAACTAATCCAAAAGTGAACAAAGCAGCTTTCACAGGTTCTACAGCAACAGGTCGTTTGGTGATGCAATATGCGACAGAAAATATTATTCCTGTGACATTGGAATTAGGAGGGAAGTCGCCTAATATTTTCTTCAATTCAGTAATGGATGCAGACGACGAATTCCTGGATAAAGCAATCGAAGGCGCAGTTCTTTTCGCATTGAATCAAGGAGAAATCTGTACTTGTCCTTCAAGATTATTGGTTCAGGAAGACATTGCGGATGCTTTCATCGCAAAAGTGATTGAAAGAACCGAAGCTATAAAAGTTGGAAATCCATTAGACAAAACTGTGATGATGGGAGCGCAAGCTTCCAAAATCCAAAAAGACAAAATCGAAGGTTATTTGAAACTGGGTAAAGAAGAAGGCGCAGAAGTTTTGACAGGAGGAGAAGCTAACCACATCGAAGGATTGGAAGACGGTTACTACATCAAGCCAACCATTTTCAAAGGAAACAACAGAATGAGAATCTTCCAGGAAGAGATTTTCGGACCTGTGGTGGCGTTCACGACTTTCAAAGACGAAGCGGAAGCTCTGGAAATTGCGAATGATACGATTTATGGTCTAGGAGCTGGAGTTTGGACGAGAGACGCGCATCAGTTGTATCAGATTCCTCGCCACGTGCAGGCTGGTAGAGTTTGGGTGAATCAATACCACGCTTACCCTGCTGGAGCACCTTTCGGAGGTTACAAGCAGTCTGGAGTTGGTAGAGAAAATCATAAAATGATGCTCGACCACTACCGTCAAACCAAAAATATGCTGATATCCTACAACAAAAACAAATTAGGATTCTTCTAA
- a CDS encoding dienelactone hydrolase family protein yields MKLSITLLTLFLGLNLTISQNLKTVTYKDGTQKLNGLVTSNSGKKLPGVLILPAWKGIDNEAKDAALQLEKQGFIAFVADIYGEGNIPADNAAAAKIAGTYKQDYKAYQQRISVALEELKKQGANPDKIAVIGYCFGGTGALETARAGFPVAGVVSIHGGLAKGNDRLNVPIKTKVLVENPADDESVKPEDMMNLIAELKTGKTDFQIITYANSKHTFTSPESPDYNETMAKRAWNHTLTFLKEILK; encoded by the coding sequence ATGAAACTTTCAATCACACTATTAACACTATTTTTAGGATTAAATCTTACAATATCTCAAAACTTGAAAACTGTTACTTACAAAGACGGAACTCAAAAACTGAATGGATTAGTTACCTCAAATTCAGGAAAAAAACTTCCCGGCGTTCTGATTCTGCCAGCTTGGAAAGGCATTGATAACGAAGCAAAAGACGCTGCTCTTCAATTGGAAAAGCAAGGTTTTATTGCTTTTGTGGCTGATATTTATGGCGAAGGAAATATTCCTGCCGATAATGCAGCTGCCGCAAAAATCGCAGGAACTTACAAACAAGATTACAAAGCTTATCAACAGAGGATTTCTGTCGCTTTGGAAGAACTGAAAAAGCAAGGCGCAAATCCTGATAAAATAGCTGTCATCGGCTATTGTTTCGGTGGAACGGGCGCTTTGGAAACGGCGAGAGCTGGATTTCCAGTTGCTGGCGTTGTCTCTATTCACGGTGGTTTGGCGAAAGGAAATGACAGACTGAATGTCCCAATCAAAACAAAAGTTCTCGTAGAAAATCCTGCAGATGACGAAAGTGTAAAACCGGAAGATATGATGAATCTGATTGCAGAATTAAAAACAGGAAAAACAGATTTTCAAATCATCACTTACGCCAATTCCAAACATACGTTTACAAGTCCAGAATCTCCTGATTATAATGAAACAATGGCAAAACGTGCGTGGAATCACACGTTGACTTTCCTTAAAGAAATTTTGAAATAG
- a CDS encoding aldo/keto reductase, with translation MKKVNIKNTDLEIAPINFGGNVFGWTLDEKESFNILNKFEENGFNFIDTADTYSWWVNGKGGQSEEIIGKWMKEKKNRQDIVLATKVGSETKEHGFDISKKHILKSVDESLKRLGTDHIDLYYTHFDDNKTPVEETLSAYDEIVKAGKVRYIAASNVSPERLIESFEVAEKNNFPKYVALQPHYNLVERQKFETEYAPLVEKFELSAFPYWSLAAGFLTGKYRTEADFETTARGGGIKKYFDDKGKAVLSALDKVSEKHQSQPATVALAWLLANPFITAPIVSATSERQLQTIFDAPKLHLDSEDLEILNQASE, from the coding sequence ATGAAAAAAGTAAATATTAAAAATACAGACTTAGAAATCGCTCCAATCAACTTTGGAGGCAATGTTTTTGGATGGACTTTGGATGAGAAAGAATCGTTTAATATCCTGAATAAATTTGAAGAAAATGGATTTAATTTCATCGATACAGCCGACACTTATTCCTGGTGGGTGAACGGAAAAGGCGGACAGTCCGAGGAAATCATCGGAAAATGGATGAAGGAAAAGAAGAACCGACAAGATATCGTTCTCGCCACAAAAGTTGGTTCAGAAACCAAAGAACACGGTTTTGACATCAGTAAAAAACATATTCTTAAATCTGTAGACGAATCATTGAAACGTCTTGGAACAGACCATATCGATTTATATTACACCCATTTTGATGATAACAAAACGCCTGTGGAGGAAACATTATCAGCTTATGACGAAATTGTAAAAGCCGGAAAAGTAAGATACATCGCAGCGTCCAATGTTTCTCCGGAAAGATTAATTGAATCTTTTGAAGTTGCTGAGAAAAATAATTTCCCAAAATATGTAGCACTTCAACCGCATTATAATTTGGTGGAAAGACAAAAATTTGAGACCGAATATGCGCCATTGGTAGAAAAATTTGAATTGAGTGCATTTCCTTACTGGTCTTTGGCAGCGGGATTTTTAACAGGAAAATACAGAACAGAAGCCGATTTTGAAACAACAGCAAGAGGCGGCGGAATCAAAAAATACTTTGATGACAAAGGAAAAGCAGTTTTGAGTGCACTTGATAAAGTTTCAGAAAAGCACCAATCTCAGCCTGCAACGGTTGCTTTAGCTTGGCTATTGGCAAACCCATTCATTACTGCGCCAATCGTAAGTGCGACCAGTGAAAGACAATTGCAAACGATTTTCGATGCTCCGAAATTACATTTGGATTCGGAAGATTTGGAAATCCTTAATCAAGCTTCAGAATAA
- a CDS encoding oxygenase MpaB family protein, with translation MEKTILEPRFKDSPHFKDFWTTGNGKQLIDFSGAEVSFKDFDKFSRYFYHVDELGDDIVKEVYFTKKFQEASREIEQYIRKGVSETDDVPASVQSLFQQTQAVPNWLDYNLLKSGAELCMRSNVDSLISLRDYCLIGGYDYAYLNKPLIVTEALKKGAVKRLSETLDFWVNVTRYNALEIHAKGYEFAIKTRLIHSYARLSIKKHYKNWDTENWGEPINSWDMMATYIGFSLVFLHSLKKLGNTFSDEEERGLFHLWKYVGYLLGIPEDLLPDDKKQATEYFYLWTAIQPPSDKDSILLAHSLLNESLENPILKYGFQKKMLRFLHISCTWFLLDDAVCKRLEIPKVFGKSVFPNTKRFINKIYNNVVSRKNRIAKGNKDQMQVLKDYLRVTQQSNFH, from the coding sequence ATGGAAAAGACAATTTTAGAACCTCGATTTAAAGATTCCCCACATTTTAAAGATTTCTGGACAACTGGCAACGGAAAACAGCTCATCGATTTTTCCGGCGCTGAAGTTAGCTTCAAAGATTTTGACAAATTCTCCCGTTACTTTTATCACGTTGATGAACTAGGCGACGACATTGTAAAAGAAGTTTATTTTACCAAGAAATTTCAGGAAGCTTCCCGAGAAATCGAACAATACATCCGAAAAGGCGTTTCAGAAACCGACGATGTTCCGGCGAGTGTTCAAAGTCTTTTCCAACAAACACAAGCTGTCCCTAATTGGCTGGATTACAATCTGCTGAAAAGCGGCGCAGAACTTTGTATGCGGAGCAATGTGGACTCTCTAATTTCTTTGCGGGATTATTGTCTCATCGGCGGTTACGATTATGCTTACCTCAACAAACCGCTGATTGTTACAGAAGCTTTGAAGAAAGGCGCAGTGAAACGACTTTCAGAAACCTTAGATTTTTGGGTAAATGTGACAAGATACAATGCTCTGGAAATTCACGCAAAAGGTTATGAGTTTGCCATAAAAACACGGCTGATACATTCCTACGCCAGACTTTCCATCAAGAAACATTACAAAAACTGGGACACAGAAAATTGGGGAGAACCGATTAATTCGTGGGATATGATGGCGACTTACATTGGTTTCAGTTTGGTTTTTCTTCACAGTCTCAAAAAATTGGGGAATACTTTTTCTGATGAGGAAGAAAGAGGCCTTTTTCATCTTTGGAAATACGTGGGCTATCTTTTGGGAATTCCGGAAGACCTTCTGCCAGACGACAAAAAACAGGCAACCGAATATTTTTATCTCTGGACAGCCATCCAGCCACCTTCTGATAAAGATTCGATTTTATTGGCGCATTCTCTGTTGAACGAATCTCTGGAAAATCCAATTCTAAAATATGGTTTTCAGAAAAAAATGTTGCGGTTTCTTCACATCAGTTGCACGTGGTTTCTACTCGATGATGCGGTTTGCAAAAGGTTGGAAATCCCAAAAGTTTTCGGAAAAAGCGTCTTTCCAAATACCAAAAGATTCATCAACAAAATCTACAATAATGTCGTGAGCCGCAAAAACCGAATCGCAAAAGGAAATAAAGACCAAATGCAGGTTTTAAAAGATTATTTAAGAGTCACACAACAGTCGAATTTTCATTAA
- a CDS encoding CinA family nicotinamide mononucleotide deamidase-related protein produces the protein MKTAVLITIGDEILSGNTVDTNSNFIATQLKEIGVKVTSIFTIPDDESTIVSTLTKAFEMADVVFTTGGLGPTKDDITKKAYAEFFEDELIFSDKVYEHLRAYLEKRNRLWILEHNKEQAIVLSEAEVFLNYFGTAPCMVLERNGTFCFSLPGVPYEVKPLVKDQIIPFLKAKLSLDHIVTRIVSVVDVPESILSENIESWELALPEHIALSYLPIGTRVKLRLTASGDSQEKLNQELETEIQKLIPIIGDNIIATHEDKIEKILGELLNDRKLTISVSESCTGGELSRLITSITGSSKYFIGGIVSYATEKKVDILKVNPKTIEEFTVVSEQVASEMAKGCQELFKTDIAISTTGVAGPGKGEDGKDVGTVYYTIRIGNDETTSKLFLPHLERIDFMNFVSQKVVQDIVSLLIKK, from the coding sequence ATGAAAACAGCAGTTCTGATTACCATTGGCGACGAGATTCTTTCAGGAAACACCGTTGACACCAATTCCAATTTCATTGCCACACAACTTAAGGAAATCGGTGTGAAAGTGACTTCCATTTTCACAATTCCTGATGATGAAAGTACGATTGTCTCTACACTAACGAAAGCTTTTGAAATGGCTGATGTGGTTTTCACAACTGGCGGATTGGGTCCTACGAAAGATGATATTACCAAAAAAGCTTACGCTGAGTTCTTCGAAGACGAATTGATTTTTTCCGATAAAGTTTACGAACATTTGCGCGCTTATCTCGAAAAGCGAAACCGACTTTGGATTTTGGAACACAATAAGGAACAGGCGATTGTCTTGTCAGAAGCTGAGGTTTTTCTGAATTATTTCGGGACGGCGCCTTGTATGGTTTTGGAGAGAAATGGAACGTTTTGTTTCAGTTTGCCCGGCGTTCCTTACGAGGTCAAACCTTTGGTGAAAGACCAAATCATTCCATTCTTGAAAGCGAAATTGTCATTAGACCATATTGTTACGAGAATCGTGTCCGTTGTGGATGTTCCAGAAAGTATTTTGTCAGAAAACATTGAAAGTTGGGAATTAGCATTACCGGAACATATTGCGTTGTCTTATTTACCAATTGGTACGAGAGTGAAATTAAGATTAACAGCTTCTGGAGATTCTCAGGAGAAATTAAATCAAGAATTGGAAACTGAAATTCAGAAATTAATCCCAATCATCGGAGACAATATCATCGCAACCCACGAAGATAAAATCGAAAAAATCCTTGGCGAATTGTTGAATGACAGAAAGTTGACCATTTCGGTTTCGGAAAGTTGTACGGGCGGAGAATTATCACGATTAATTACCTCAATAACGGGAAGTTCGAAATATTTCATCGGCGGAATTGTGAGTTACGCAACCGAGAAGAAAGTTGATATTCTGAAAGTTAATCCTAAAACGATTGAAGAATTCACTGTTGTTAGTGAACAAGTAGCTTCGGAAATGGCGAAAGGCTGTCAGGAATTATTCAAAACTGATATTGCTATTTCTACCACAGGCGTTGCTGGTCCCGGAAAAGGCGAGGACGGGAAAGATGTAGGAACGGTTTATTATACGATTAGAATTGGAAACGATGAAACAACTTCAAAATTGTTTCTTCCACATTTGGAAAGGATTGATTTTATGAATTTTGTCTCTCAGAAAGTGGTGCAGGATATCGTTTCATTGCTCATCAAAAAATAA
- a CDS encoding DUF779 domain-containing protein: MEAKDKIARLSVTEKALEVIWELEKKHGELMFYQAGGCCEGTQPQCFEKGGYFPRMNDAMIGTINDHEFWIDRDLFEYWKYSHFTLDVLDGWGPGGFSLETPLGKTFKVHYRLFTPEELENLEPFKRSE; the protein is encoded by the coding sequence ATGGAAGCCAAAGATAAAATCGCAAGACTTTCCGTAACCGAAAAAGCTTTGGAAGTCATTTGGGAACTGGAAAAAAAACACGGCGAACTGATGTTCTACCAAGCTGGCGGTTGTTGCGAAGGCACACAACCACAATGTTTCGAAAAAGGAGGTTATTTCCCAAGAATGAATGACGCAATGATTGGAACCATCAATGATCACGAATTCTGGATAGACCGCGACCTATTCGAATATTGGAAGTATTCTCATTTTACTTTGGATGTTTTAGATGGTTGGGGACCTGGTGGATTTTCTCTGGAAACGCCTTTGGGAAAAACCTTCAAAGTTCATTATAGATTGTTCACACCGGAAGAGCTGGAAAATCTGGAACCTTTCAAGAGAAGTGAGTAA
- the adhP gene encoding alcohol dehydrogenase AdhP codes for MIPKTMKAAVVQGYGEPLKIMEVPVKTPGRYEVLVKVIACGVCHTDLHAVDGDWPAKPKMPLIPGHEGVGIVVACGPEAMVKEGDAVGVPWLYSACGCCDYCITGWETLCEAQKNGGYSVDGGFAEYVIADSRYVGHLKSNVNFLEIAPILCAGVTVYKGLKETETRPGEWVAISGIGGLGHVAVQYAKAMGMHVAAIDVSDDKLKLAKKLGADLVVNAKETDPGEYLHKEVGGMHGALITAVSPIAFKQGIDVLRRKGTIALNGLPPGSFPLPIFETVLKRITVRGSIVGTRKDLQEALDFANEGLVKATVTSAKLEDINDVFDKMKKGQIDGRIVLDIAGQN; via the coding sequence ATGATTCCAAAAACAATGAAAGCGGCAGTTGTACAAGGTTATGGCGAGCCATTGAAAATTATGGAAGTTCCGGTAAAAACTCCCGGACGTTATGAAGTATTAGTAAAAGTAATTGCCTGTGGCGTTTGCCACACTGACTTGCACGCTGTGGACGGCGACTGGCCGGCGAAACCCAAAATGCCTCTGATTCCGGGACACGAAGGTGTCGGAATAGTTGTGGCTTGCGGACCGGAAGCGATGGTGAAGGAAGGCGATGCAGTTGGAGTTCCTTGGTTGTATTCGGCTTGTGGATGCTGCGATTATTGTATAACGGGATGGGAAACATTGTGTGAAGCTCAGAAAAACGGAGGTTACAGCGTAGATGGTGGATTTGCAGAATATGTGATCGCGGATTCCAGATATGTAGGACATCTGAAATCAAATGTCAACTTCCTAGAAATCGCTCCGATTCTTTGCGCTGGTGTAACGGTTTACAAAGGACTTAAAGAAACCGAAACAAGACCAGGCGAATGGGTGGCTATTTCCGGAATCGGTGGATTGGGTCACGTTGCCGTTCAGTATGCAAAAGCAATGGGGATGCACGTTGCAGCGATAGATGTCTCAGATGATAAATTGAAATTGGCTAAAAAATTAGGTGCAGATTTGGTTGTGAATGCAAAAGAAACCGACCCGGGAGAATATCTTCACAAAGAAGTTGGAGGAATGCACGGTGCATTGATTACCGCTGTTTCTCCAATTGCTTTCAAGCAGGGGATAGATGTTCTTAGAAGAAAAGGTACCATTGCATTGAACGGACTTCCGCCAGGTTCTTTTCCATTACCTATTTTCGAAACGGTCCTTAAGAGAATTACCGTGAGAGGCTCTATTGTTGGAACTAGAAAAGATTTACAAGAAGCGCTTGATTTTGCGAACGAAGGTTTGGTAAAAGCCACAGTGACTTCTGCGAAACTGGAAGATATCAACGATGTATTTGACAAAATGAAGAAAGGACAAATCGACGGACGTATCGTTCTGGACATCGCCGGACAAAATTAA